Proteins encoded in a region of the Marinococcus sp. PL1-022 genome:
- a CDS encoding transglycosylase domain-containing protein: MGRHDQTSSRNTPRIVGLSFLTLFIVFILAVIFIGSIGAGFFASLVKGQEAYTEEEMQESIYSYAENSTVHFASGEELGELPSELERQRVELDNVSPNLQDAFLSTEDRAFYEHSGINPQSLMRATYQELTNSSTQTGGSTLTQQIVKNQLLTREVSFERKAKEVALALRMETYFTKDELFQAYMNIVPFGRNANGENIAGAQAAAQGIFGIDASELNVAQSAYIAGLPQNPYTYTPFESNGDVKEDLSAGLNRKNEVLRNMLEVGSISQEEYDEAMNYDIRSNLAEPKEEVAQEYPYLINETQRRATRIMREEMLAEDDVQLENLSDEERQETIQQYNQEASREVAEGGYDIELTVHKDTYDAMQEAVDGNDYFGPEKEGEAEQVGGMMIENNSGAILSFVGGRDFETSSLNYATQTRRQNGSTMKPLLDYGPAIEEGLLHPGQTLLDIPTEYGGEDDELNNFDGEYEGFIDARSALAESRNIPAVRVFDMLDESTREEALTDLGMGNVVENGISTSTAIGGLSRGVSVEQNTSAFTTFPAGGEHHEPYMVASITDSTDETVFEHEEESTNPFSEQTSFLITDILRDVLGSDGTASSLPDRLNIDGDWAGKTGTTNNQIDSWFVGYNPNVTFGLWLGYNEQIGIEDAQGLSYSQRTQQIWADIMNAASNTEDNLIGAGDTFSEPEGISTEEICGLSGKQPTDLCEEADLVNEDILNEKFAPTEEDDSIEEIEYVTIDGDRYPGYNDTPSEFMQDGISLNDEYLLDGDEEEIQEYLPDDWDNLVPDEDAPENNRDPSRVTGVSNDDGTLTWSASDDNDVIGYRIFNDGDEVDNVIDRETTEFDTDGNGEYTVRAVDTHGRASNDSSGVDIGSSDENSDSGDNNSGNNEDSGSGDSGNNNSNSNNDDAEENTDSNESSNNDNENQNSGDSGSSDDSSNDNEENSTDENNETEGGDNSSTSDSSDDSAEEPEDNSSESSGDENNDSSDENTDESNTTDEAENDGGSTNEEESTEDSSNEDSSTPSGDSGTEDTEDSGASTDEEQSTEDSSSTPSGDSGTEDSGDSGASTDEEESAEDSSSAPSGDSGTEDSGDSGASTDEEESAEDSSSAPSGDSGTEDSGDSGASTDEEESAEDSSSAPSGDSGTEDSEDPGASTDEEESTEDSSSAPSGDSGTEDTGDSGASTDEEESAEDSSSAPSGDSGTEDTGDSGASTDEEESAEDSSSAPSGDSGTEDTGDSGASTDEEESTEDSSSAPSGDSGTEDTGDSGASTDEEESTEDSSSAPADDNATEAPEDSDGSSTNEEATGENSTPEASSDAENELDEGSSSEQEE; the protein is encoded by the coding sequence TGCAGGCTTTTTCGCCTCCTTGGTTAAGGGACAGGAAGCTTACACGGAAGAAGAAATGCAGGAATCAATATATAGCTACGCCGAAAACAGCACCGTCCATTTTGCCAGCGGAGAAGAATTAGGGGAGCTTCCTTCAGAATTGGAAAGGCAGCGTGTAGAACTCGATAATGTTTCCCCCAATCTTCAGGATGCCTTTTTGTCCACAGAGGACAGGGCTTTTTATGAGCACAGCGGGATCAATCCTCAATCATTAATGCGTGCTACATACCAGGAGTTAACGAACTCCTCTACTCAAACGGGCGGTTCGACATTAACCCAGCAGATTGTTAAAAACCAGCTGCTGACCAGAGAAGTATCCTTCGAGAGAAAAGCCAAAGAAGTTGCTTTGGCGTTGAGAATGGAGACTTATTTTACTAAAGATGAACTGTTTCAAGCCTATATGAACATTGTCCCGTTTGGCCGGAATGCCAACGGAGAAAATATCGCAGGAGCCCAGGCAGCAGCCCAGGGTATCTTCGGCATTGATGCTTCAGAACTAAATGTGGCCCAGTCCGCCTATATTGCCGGACTTCCTCAAAATCCTTATACGTACACTCCATTTGAGAGTAATGGTGATGTGAAAGAGGACCTTTCTGCAGGTTTGAACCGTAAAAATGAAGTTTTACGTAATATGCTCGAGGTCGGCTCCATTTCTCAGGAAGAATACGATGAAGCAATGAATTATGATATCCGAAGCAATCTTGCTGAACCGAAAGAAGAAGTAGCTCAGGAGTATCCTTACCTGATTAATGAAACTCAGCGCCGGGCTACACGGATTATGCGTGAGGAAATGCTCGCCGAGGACGATGTGCAGCTGGAAAATTTATCAGACGAAGAACGGCAGGAAACTATTCAGCAATATAATCAGGAAGCAAGCCGCGAAGTTGCTGAAGGCGGGTATGATATTGAACTGACGGTTCATAAAGACACCTATGACGCTATGCAGGAAGCAGTAGATGGCAACGACTACTTCGGACCGGAAAAAGAAGGCGAAGCAGAGCAGGTTGGCGGCATGATGATTGAAAACAACAGCGGTGCTATTTTAAGCTTCGTCGGCGGCCGCGATTTTGAAACAAGTTCGTTAAACTATGCCACCCAGACGCGCAGGCAGAATGGCTCAACCATGAAACCACTGCTTGATTACGGTCCGGCGATTGAAGAAGGCCTTCTGCATCCCGGACAGACGCTGCTTGATATTCCTACCGAATACGGAGGAGAAGATGACGAGCTCAACAACTTTGACGGAGAGTATGAAGGCTTTATCGATGCCAGAAGTGCTTTAGCCGAATCACGTAACATACCGGCAGTGCGGGTATTTGATATGCTTGACGAATCCACAAGAGAAGAAGCTCTTACTGATCTGGGTATGGGCAATGTAGTCGAAAACGGCATTTCTACTTCCACTGCTATCGGCGGACTCAGCCGGGGCGTAAGTGTAGAACAAAACACAAGTGCGTTTACAACTTTTCCTGCCGGAGGAGAACATCATGAACCTTACATGGTAGCTTCTATTACCGACAGTACAGACGAAACGGTGTTCGAGCATGAAGAGGAATCCACCAACCCTTTTTCTGAACAAACGAGTTTTCTCATTACAGATATTCTTCGTGATGTATTAGGATCAGACGGTACTGCAAGTTCTCTTCCCGATCGCCTGAATATTGACGGCGACTGGGCCGGAAAGACAGGTACAACAAATAACCAGATCGACTCCTGGTTCGTTGGCTATAATCCCAACGTAACCTTCGGTCTATGGCTTGGGTATAATGAACAGATTGGCATTGAAGATGCACAGGGCCTCTCTTATTCGCAGAGAACTCAGCAGATCTGGGCAGATATCATGAATGCCGCTTCTAACACTGAAGATAATTTAATCGGGGCTGGGGACACCTTCTCTGAGCCGGAGGGGATTTCTACAGAAGAAATATGTGGACTCTCTGGTAAACAGCCTACTGATTTATGCGAAGAAGCGGATCTGGTAAATGAAGATATTCTCAATGAGAAATTCGCTCCTACTGAAGAGGATGACAGTATCGAAGAAATTGAGTATGTAACTATCGACGGAGACCGTTATCCTGGATACAATGATACTCCTTCTGAATTTATGCAGGATGGTATTTCTTTAAATGACGAATACCTATTGGACGGCGATGAAGAAGAAATTCAGGAATATCTGCCGGACGATTGGGACAATCTTGTTCCAGATGAAGATGCTCCTGAAAATAACAGAGATCCTTCCCGGGTCACCGGAGTATCCAATGATGATGGCACTCTCACCTGGTCAGCCTCCGATGATAACGATGTGATCGGCTATCGTATCTTTAATGACGGCGACGAAGTCGACAATGTCATCGATCGGGAGACCACAGAATTTGATACTGATGGAAACGGTGAGTATACTGTCCGTGCTGTAGATACTCACGGCAGGGCATCCAATGATTCCAGCGGAGTTGACATCGGCAGTTCGGATGAGAATAGCGATTCCGGCGATAACAATTCTGGAAACAACGAAGACTCCGGCAGCGGAGACTCAGGAAACAACAATAGTAATTCGAACAACGATGATGCCGAAGAAAATACAGACAGTAATGAGTCTTCAAACAACGATAATGAAAATCAAAATTCTGGGGACTCGGGCAGCAGTGACGACTCCAGTAATGATAATGAAGAAAACAGTACGGATGAAAACAACGAAACCGAAGGCGGGGATAATTCCTCTACTTCAGATTCTTCCGACGACAGTGCGGAAGAACCTGAAGATAACTCCTCGGAGTCATCAGGCGATGAAAACAATGACAGCTCCGATGAAAACACAGATGAATCGAATACTACGGATGAAGCAGAAAATGACGGAGGTTCAACAAACGAAGAAGAATCCACTGAAGACAGCAGCAATGAAGACTCTTCTACTCCTTCCGGGGACAGTGGCACTGAGGACACCGAGGACTCCGGCGCATCCACTGACGAGGAGCAATCCACTGAGGACTCCTCTTCTACTCCTTCCGGGGACAGTGGCACTGAGGACTCCGGGGATTCCGGCGCATCCACTGACGAAGAGGAATCCGCTGAGGACTCCTCTTCTGCTCCTTCCGGGGACAGTGGCACTGAGGACTCCGGGGATTCCGGCGCATCCACTGACGAAGAGGAATCCGCTGAGGACTCCTCTTCTGCTCCTTCCGGGGACAGCGGCACTGAGGACTCCGGGGATTCCGGCGCATCCACTGACGAAGAGGAATCCGCTGAGGACTCCTCTTCTGCTCCTTCCGGGGACAGCGGCACTGAGGACTCCGAGGATCCCGGCGCATCCACTGACGAAGAGGAATCCACTGAGGACTCCTCTTCTGCTCCTTCCGGGGACAGCGGCACTGAGGACACCGGGGACTCCGGCGCATCCACTGATGAGGAGGAATCCGCTGAGGACTCCTCTTCTGCTCCTTCCGGGGACAGCGGCACTGAGGACACCGGGGACTCCGGCGCATCCACTGACGAAGAGGAATCCGCTGAGGATTCCTCTTCTGCTCCTTCCGGGGACAGCGGCACTGAGGACACCGGGGACTCCGGCGCATCCACTGATGAGGAGGAATCCACTGAGGATTCCTCTTCTGCTCCTTCCGGGGACAGCGGCACTGAGGACACCGGGGATTCCGGCGCATCCACTGACGAGGAGGAATCCACTGAGGACTCCTCTTCTGCCCCTGCTGACGATAACGCCACGGAGGCCCCCGAAGATTCTGACGGCTCGTCCACAAATGAAGAAGCCACTGGCGAGAATTCCACGCCAGAGGCTTCAAGTGATGCTGAAAATGAACTAGATGAAGGAAGCTCTTCCGAACAAGAAGAGTAA
- the acsA gene encoding acetate--CoA ligase has protein sequence MKVQTLPPIDGNYNLQDYEEAKQNFDWSEIEKQFSWHETGKVNMAYEAIDRHAENPDKQNQVALHYLDGSRKEEYTFADMKKYTNKAANVMKEAGIEKGDRVFIFMSRSPELYFALLGAIKVGAIVGPLFEAFMEGAVRDRLEDSEAKALVTTPQLVERVPFDDLPNLETVFIHGGVDDEKGGFLDFDARLQQAGSDFEPEWVDREDGLILHYTSGSTGKPKGVYHVHNAMIQHYQTAKWVLDLKDGDVYWCTADPGWVTGTSYGIFGPWLAGVTNVVRGGRFSAQDWYDTLDRYNVSVWYSAPTAFRMLMSAGDELVKEYDLSSLRHILSVGEPLNPEVVRWGEKAFNLRIHDTWWMTETGAMMICNYPAMTIKAGSMGKPIPGVYGAIVDDQGNELPPNRMGNLAIKPTWPAMMRAIWNRKEKFDSYFELNGWYVSGDSAYMDEDGYFWFQGRVDDVIMTAGERVGPFEVESKLVEHPAVGEAGVIGKPDPVRGEIIKAFVALREGYEASDELKEEIQNFVKKELAGHVAPKEIEFRKSLPKTRSGKIMRRVLKAWELDLPTGDLSTMED, from the coding sequence ATGAAAGTGCAAACGCTTCCACCAATTGACGGAAATTACAACCTACAAGACTACGAAGAAGCAAAACAAAATTTTGACTGGTCGGAAATTGAAAAACAATTCTCTTGGCACGAAACAGGAAAGGTAAACATGGCATATGAAGCGATTGACCGCCATGCGGAGAATCCTGATAAGCAAAACCAGGTAGCACTGCATTATTTAGATGGAAGCCGCAAAGAGGAGTATACATTTGCGGATATGAAAAAATACACGAACAAAGCAGCAAATGTAATGAAGGAAGCAGGTATTGAGAAAGGGGACCGCGTCTTCATTTTTATGTCCCGCTCTCCGGAGCTTTACTTTGCTCTTCTCGGCGCGATTAAAGTGGGCGCTATTGTTGGTCCATTATTTGAAGCATTTATGGAAGGGGCTGTCCGGGACCGTCTTGAAGACAGTGAAGCAAAAGCGCTCGTAACAACTCCTCAGTTAGTAGAACGGGTGCCGTTTGATGACCTTCCAAATCTGGAAACGGTATTCATTCACGGAGGCGTGGATGACGAAAAAGGCGGATTCTTGGATTTTGATGCAAGGCTGCAGCAGGCAGGCAGCGATTTTGAACCGGAGTGGGTGGACCGTGAAGACGGACTGATCCTGCACTATACTTCAGGTTCCACTGGAAAGCCAAAGGGCGTTTATCATGTACACAACGCCATGATTCAGCACTATCAGACAGCAAAATGGGTACTGGATTTGAAGGACGGAGATGTATACTGGTGTACAGCTGACCCCGGCTGGGTAACTGGCACATCCTACGGCATATTCGGCCCATGGCTTGCCGGCGTGACAAACGTAGTGCGTGGCGGACGGTTCAGTGCACAGGACTGGTATGATACTTTGGACCGGTACAATGTATCCGTATGGTACAGTGCACCGACGGCTTTCCGTATGCTTATGAGCGCTGGAGACGAGCTTGTGAAAGAATATGATCTTTCTTCGCTGCGACACATTTTGAGTGTCGGGGAGCCGCTGAATCCGGAAGTTGTACGCTGGGGTGAAAAAGCATTTAACCTCCGCATTCATGACACATGGTGGATGACAGAGACAGGTGCAATGATGATATGCAACTATCCGGCAATGACCATTAAAGCCGGTTCTATGGGCAAACCAATTCCAGGAGTTTACGGAGCAATTGTCGATGATCAGGGAAATGAGCTTCCGCCTAATAGAATGGGTAACCTGGCTATCAAGCCAACCTGGCCGGCAATGATGAGGGCTATTTGGAACAGAAAAGAGAAGTTTGACAGCTACTTTGAATTGAATGGCTGGTATGTATCCGGGGACTCTGCCTATATGGATGAAGATGGCTACTTCTGGTTCCAGGGGCGCGTAGATGATGTTATTATGACGGCTGGTGAAAGAGTGGGTCCATTTGAAGTAGAAAGCAAATTGGTTGAACACCCGGCAGTAGGTGAGGCAGGGGTTATCGGCAAGCCCGACCCGGTACGTGGGGAAATCATCAAAGCATTTGTAGCCCTGCGGGAAGGATATGAAGCTTCAGACGAGCTGAAAGAAGAGATTCAAAACTTCGTGAAAAAAGAGCTTGCTGGTCACGTCGCGCCAAAAGAAATTGAATTCCGTAAATCACTTCCGAAAACAAGAAGTGGTAAGATTATGCGCCGCGTCCTGAAAGCCTGGGAGCTTGATCTGCCTACTGGTGATCTTTCTACTATGGAAGACTAG
- the ccpA gene encoding catabolite control protein A, whose protein sequence is MNTTIYDVAREAGVSMATVSRVVNGNPNVKPATRKKVLDAIEGLGYRPNAVARGLASKKTTTVGVIIPDISSIFFAELARGIEDIAMMYKYNIILSNSDQNKDREINLINTLLEKQVDGIVFMGGEITEEHVEQFKHSPVPIVLAATVDENKEVPSVNIDYADAAFDAVEELIEGGHQRIGMVSGSLEDPVNGYKKFSGYKEALNKNNITFEEELVTVGDYSYDSGLRAAQSLMKLENPPTAIFASTDEMALGVIHGLQDDGFVVPDQVNVIGFDNTRLATMVRPTLTTVVQPMYDIGAVSMRLLTKFMNKEEVDESTVVLPHRLEYRQSTTIPEK, encoded by the coding sequence GTGAATACAACAATTTATGATGTAGCAAGAGAGGCCGGCGTTTCAATGGCGACCGTCTCGCGTGTGGTGAATGGCAATCCCAACGTGAAGCCGGCCACAAGAAAAAAAGTGCTGGACGCTATTGAAGGGCTCGGTTATCGTCCGAACGCCGTAGCTCGCGGTCTTGCAAGTAAAAAAACAACGACCGTTGGTGTGATTATTCCCGATATATCGAGTATTTTCTTTGCTGAGCTGGCCCGGGGGATCGAAGATATCGCGATGATGTATAAATACAATATCATCCTGAGTAACTCCGACCAGAATAAGGACCGGGAAATTAATTTAATTAACACTCTGCTTGAAAAACAGGTGGACGGCATTGTATTTATGGGCGGTGAAATTACCGAGGAGCACGTAGAACAATTTAAGCACTCCCCGGTCCCAATTGTACTGGCTGCGACAGTTGATGAAAATAAGGAAGTTCCTTCAGTGAATATTGATTATGCAGATGCTGCTTTTGACGCAGTGGAAGAACTAATCGAGGGTGGCCACCAAAGAATTGGTATGGTTTCGGGCTCTCTTGAAGACCCGGTAAACGGGTATAAAAAATTCAGCGGCTATAAAGAGGCCCTGAATAAAAACAATATTACTTTTGAAGAAGAACTGGTAACAGTAGGAGATTATTCATATGATTCCGGGCTGAGGGCTGCTCAGTCCCTGATGAAGCTCGAAAATCCTCCAACTGCGATTTTTGCTTCCACAGACGAAATGGCTCTCGGTGTTATTCACGGTCTGCAGGATGACGGTTTCGTCGTACCGGATCAGGTGAACGTCATCGGCTTTGACAATACACGCCTTGCGACGATGGTAAGGCCGACATTAACGACTGTAGTACAGCCAATGTATGATATTGGGGCAGTTTCCATGCGCCTCCTGACGAAGTTTATGAACAAAGAGGAAGTAGATGAAAGTACTGTAGTTCTTCCGCACCGCCTGGAATACAGACAATCAACGACTATCCCGGAAAAGTAA
- a CDS encoding acetoin utilization protein AcuC, with protein MTMNHALVYSPDMPQYKFNDDHPFSPLRQQITFDLLLEMGAISDSQLIPSRMATDEEIMLVHDQHYVEAVKAAGKGELSIGVANNYGLGTEDTPIFDHMHEASATLVGGTLQAVETVLSGKASHAFHLGGGLHHGFQGKASGFCVYNDSAIAIEYARKHFGARVLYVDTDAHHGDGVQFSFYEEPDVCTLSIHETGRYLFPGTGSVGEKGAGQGYGTSINIPVDAFTEDDSFLHCYETALREAAEFFKPDVIFTLNGADAHYFDPLTHLSLSIESYKAIPAIAHQVAHEYCEGRWIAVGGGGYDMWRVVPRAWAAVWLEMSEQTQLYEQNCPEEWRSRWGASAPIELPTKWQDPEHMYAPIPRRPEIEEKNIRSLEKALFHIRNEKRP; from the coding sequence ATGACAATGAATCACGCTCTCGTTTATTCCCCGGATATGCCGCAGTACAAATTTAATGACGATCACCCTTTCAGTCCACTCCGTCAGCAAATCACCTTTGACCTGCTGCTTGAAATGGGGGCAATAAGTGATAGTCAGCTTATCCCATCACGGATGGCAACAGATGAAGAAATAATGCTTGTACACGACCAGCATTATGTGGAGGCCGTCAAAGCAGCCGGAAAAGGTGAACTGAGTATCGGCGTTGCAAATAACTACGGGCTCGGCACCGAAGACACGCCTATTTTTGACCATATGCACGAAGCTTCTGCCACGCTTGTCGGCGGCACTCTTCAGGCTGTTGAAACAGTACTCTCAGGAAAAGCATCCCATGCTTTTCATCTTGGCGGAGGCCTGCACCATGGCTTCCAGGGAAAGGCTTCCGGTTTTTGTGTATATAACGACAGTGCCATCGCTATTGAATACGCACGTAAACACTTCGGAGCACGCGTTTTATATGTTGATACTGATGCCCATCACGGGGATGGCGTCCAGTTTTCTTTTTATGAGGAACCGGATGTTTGCACACTGTCGATTCATGAAACAGGAAGATACCTGTTTCCTGGAACCGGCAGCGTTGGTGAGAAAGGTGCCGGCCAAGGCTACGGCACTTCCATCAATATACCAGTTGACGCCTTTACAGAGGACGACTCTTTTCTGCATTGCTATGAAACAGCATTGCGGGAAGCAGCCGAGTTTTTCAAACCCGACGTCATTTTTACACTTAACGGGGCAGACGCCCACTATTTCGATCCACTCACGCACCTCTCTTTAAGCATTGAATCGTACAAAGCCATTCCTGCTATCGCTCACCAAGTAGCCCATGAATACTGCGAAGGCAGATGGATTGCTGTCGGCGGCGGTGGCTATGACATGTGGAGAGTCGTACCAAGAGCCTGGGCGGCCGTATGGCTTGAAATGAGTGAGCAGACTCAATTATACGAACAAAACTGTCCAGAAGAATGGCGGAGCCGTTGGGGAGCAAGTGCGCCTATCGAGCTTCCCACCAAATGGCAGGACCCGGAGCACATGTATGCTCCGATTCCAAGACGGCCGGAAATTGAAGAAAAAAATATCCGTTCATTAGAAAAAGCCCTTTTTCATATTAGAAATGAAAAACGGCCATGA
- a CDS encoding acetoin utilization AcuB family protein: protein MEEIMVKDVITIERTTLIRTALELLEKHRIRHIPVIDESRYVIGIVADRDIRDASPSIFQSGDDKKELDQPVSTIMTTPVVTIMSYDLMADAAVVLYENDISALPVVSSDDKLVGILTETNVLHTLVKMTGANQPSSQIDVVVPNLSGQLAELSLIFKEKGTNVISVLLFPHKEMDKQVLSFRVQTMDPRRLIAAIEEKGYTVQWPKMPEPGS from the coding sequence GTGGAAGAAATTATGGTTAAAGACGTCATAACAATTGAACGAACCACGCTCATACGCACGGCTTTAGAGCTTTTGGAAAAACACCGCATCCGGCATATACCTGTAATCGACGAAAGCCGTTATGTCATCGGTATTGTAGCTGACCGGGATATCCGTGATGCCAGTCCTTCCATTTTTCAGTCCGGGGATGATAAAAAAGAATTGGACCAGCCCGTTTCTACAATTATGACTACTCCTGTCGTCACAATTATGTCATATGATCTAATGGCTGATGCTGCAGTAGTGTTATACGAGAACGATATCAGTGCGCTCCCTGTCGTTTCCTCAGATGATAAACTGGTCGGTATATTAACTGAAACCAACGTTCTGCATACGTTGGTAAAAATGACAGGGGCCAATCAGCCATCCTCCCAGATAGATGTTGTTGTCCCTAATTTATCCGGGCAGCTGGCAGAGTTATCATTGATTTTTAAAGAAAAAGGCACAAACGTTATCAGTGTCCTGCTTTTTCCACACAAGGAAATGGACAAGCAGGTGCTCAGCTTCCGGGTGCAGACAATGGACCCCCGCAGGCTGATTGCAGCCATTGAAGAAAAGGGATACACAGTACAATGGCCAAAAATGCCGGAGCCGGGGTCATGA
- a CDS encoding GNAT family N-acetyltransferase — MIHKKTYYSREIAWNNHTLLMEGPVSGKTLHDYDFHPGLTAFRSHEEQKKALIGIADLPEGRINIVADGKTIVGYVTFVYPDPLERWSEARLDSLLELGAIEIAKEYRGAKIGKRLLEFSVLDDAMEDYIIITTEYYWHWDLKSSGLTVWEYRKLMEKMMNAGGLEWMATDDPEICSHPANCLMVRIGSRVPDNDIQQFDNVRFTNKFMF, encoded by the coding sequence ATGATTCACAAAAAGACCTATTATTCCAGGGAAATCGCATGGAACAACCACACCTTGCTCATGGAAGGCCCTGTTTCCGGTAAAACACTTCACGATTATGACTTTCATCCAGGCCTTACAGCGTTTCGTTCCCATGAAGAACAAAAAAAAGCATTGATTGGCATTGCTGATCTTCCTGAAGGGCGAATTAATATTGTAGCTGATGGTAAAACAATCGTCGGATATGTCACATTTGTCTATCCGGACCCTTTGGAACGCTGGTCAGAAGCCCGTCTGGACAGTCTTTTGGAGCTTGGGGCCATCGAAATAGCCAAAGAGTACAGGGGAGCTAAAATTGGCAAACGCCTGTTAGAGTTTTCTGTGCTCGATGACGCCATGGAAGACTATATTATTATCACCACAGAATACTACTGGCACTGGGATCTTAAATCAAGCGGCTTAACCGTTTGGGAATATAGAAAACTCATGGAAAAAATGATGAATGCCGGCGGGCTCGAATGGATGGCTACGGATGATCCTGAAATTTGCTCTCACCCCGCCAATTGTTTAATGGTAAGGATCGGCTCCCGTGTACCAGATAACGATATTCAACAATTTGATAATGTACGTTTTACTAATAAATTTATGTTTTAA